The Mycolicibacterium insubricum DNA segment CAGTGCGCGGAGGTGAACCCGATCAGGTCGCCCCGGCTGTCGGTGCCGATGGTGGTCAGGGTGCAGTAGGCGTCATTGTCGATGACGATTCCCGACCCGCCGCCGAGGACGACGGGCCCGTCGGCCTCCGCCACCCCGGTCGGGGCCAGCAACGCCACGGCGCCTACGACCGCCGCAAACCGGCCGAGCACAGCAACGGTCCGCACAGCAGGATCCTCCCGATTCCTCTGGGTCGGGTCCCTAACAACGACAGACCGCAACACACCAGCCAACAAGTCTACCGGCGACCTCCGGCATGCCCTGTTTGTCGCGGGTGCGGGCCGAGTCGTTACCGGCGCGCCCGGGGTCGTGTCACGGGGTCCCGCATGGCAACATGAAGACCGACCGTCACCCCGGGAGGACCGTACGTGAGCAAGCCTGACCGTAACAGCGGCGTGCCCGCGACCGTCGCGTCGATCCCGCTGATCGACCCGCACCAGCTGACGCCGGACGCATCCATCGGCGACCTGGTCCGCGAGGCCAGCGCCCAGGTGTCGACGCTGGTGCGCGCCGAGGTCGAGCTGGCCCGCTCGGAGATCACCCGCGACCTCAAACGCGGTCTGACCGGATCCGTGCTGTTCATCCTGGCCGGCGTGATCCTGCTGTACTCCACCTTCTTCCTGTTCTTCACCCTCGCCGAGGTGCTGGACAGCTGGCTGTACCGGTGGGCCGCGTTCGGCATCGTGTTCCTACTGATGGTGGTGGCCGCGGCCGCACTGGCGTTCCTGGGCTGGCTGCGGGTACGCCGGATCCGCGGGCCGCAGGAGACCATCGAGACCGTCAAGGAAACCCGCGCCGCGTTCAGCGGGGACCAGCGGCCCGGCGTTTCGCCGGCGCCCGGCCAGGCGCTCGCCCCCCGCGACCCGTCCGGTTGGTGACGGCTTGGCGCCGCCCGACCCGTCGCTAGTCCGCATCGACGGCCCGTGGCGCCACCTCGACGTTCACGCCAACGGCATCCGCTTCCACGTCGTGGAGGCCGAGGCGCACACCGACGCCGATGCGGCGGTCGCGCCGTCGTCGCGACCCCTGGTCATCCTGCTGCACGGATTCGGCACCTTCTGGTGGTCCTGGCGCCATCAGCTGCGCGGGCTGGCCGGCGCCCGGGTGGTGGCCGTCGACCTGCGCGGATACGGCGGCAGCGACAAACCGCCGCGCGGCTATGACGGCTGGACGCTGGCCGCGGACACCGCCGGCCTGATCCGGGCGCTCGGGCACACCTCGGCCACCCTGATCGGGCACGCCGACGGCGGCCTGGTCTGCTGGGCCACCTCGGTGCTGCACCCGCGGGTGGTCGACGCCATCGCGGTGGTCGGCTCCCCGCACCCGGCCGCGCTGCGCCGCTGCGCCGCCACCCACCCCGGCCAGGCCCGGGCACTGCTGCCGACCCTGCTGGCCTACCAGTTGCCACGCTGGCCCGAACACCAGCTGACCCGCGACGACGGCGCCGAGATCGAGACGCTGATGCGGGCCCGCGCCGGACCGGCCTGGCAAACCACCGCGGACTTCGTCGAAACCGTCGGCTACCAGCGCCGCGCGGTGCAGATCCCGGGTGCGGCGCACTGCGCGCTGGAATACCAGCGCTGGGCGGTGCGCAGCCAGCTGCAGCCGGAGGGCCGCCGCTTCATGCGGGCGATGGATCAACCACTGGGTGTCCCGTCGCTGCACCTGCGCGGCGCGCAGGATCCCTACGTGCTGGCCGACGCGGTGGCGGAGAGCCGGCGCTGGGCGCGCGACGGCCGGTTCGTGACGCTGGCCGCCGCCGGGCATTTCACCCACGAGGAGTCCCCCGACGAGGTCAACGACCTGC contains these protein-coding regions:
- a CDS encoding phage holin family protein, which codes for MSKPDRNSGVPATVASIPLIDPHQLTPDASIGDLVREASAQVSTLVRAEVELARSEITRDLKRGLTGSVLFILAGVILLYSTFFLFFTLAEVLDSWLYRWAAFGIVFLLMVVAAAALAFLGWLRVRRIRGPQETIETVKETRAAFSGDQRPGVSPAPGQALAPRDPSGW
- a CDS encoding alpha/beta fold hydrolase — its product is MAPPDPSLVRIDGPWRHLDVHANGIRFHVVEAEAHTDADAAVAPSSRPLVILLHGFGTFWWSWRHQLRGLAGARVVAVDLRGYGGSDKPPRGYDGWTLAADTAGLIRALGHTSATLIGHADGGLVCWATSVLHPRVVDAIAVVGSPHPAALRRCAATHPGQARALLPTLLAYQLPRWPEHQLTRDDGAEIETLMRARAGPAWQTTADFVETVGYQRRAVQIPGAAHCALEYQRWAVRSQLQPEGRRFMRAMDQPLGVPSLHLRGAQDPYVLADAVAESRRWARDGRFVTLAAAGHFTHEESPDEVNDLLAEFLTWSR